The following are encoded in a window of Rhabdothermincola sediminis genomic DNA:
- a CDS encoding glycerophosphodiester phosphodiesterase, whose amino-acid sequence MRPLVVAHRGASQAVPPGNTIAAFTEARRLGADWVELDVRRTADGALAVHHDPHLADGRAVVELLAAELPDDVPRLDAALAACRGMGVNIEIKNAPGEPDWDEERRVADAVVAALAGMVLDGVLITSFDPASIARVRDLAPELPTGLLAFDLSSPDQVVATAAAGGHQALNPWDHFVTAELVERAHAAGLAVNVWTVDDPERLAELVALGVDGIITNVPDRLRAILEAG is encoded by the coding sequence ATGCGTCCCCTCGTGGTTGCTCACCGGGGAGCGTCCCAGGCCGTGCCGCCAGGCAACACCATCGCCGCCTTCACCGAGGCCCGCCGGCTCGGAGCCGACTGGGTGGAGCTCGACGTCCGCCGCACCGCCGACGGGGCGCTGGCCGTGCACCACGACCCGCATCTGGCCGACGGCCGGGCCGTCGTCGAGCTGCTCGCCGCCGAGCTGCCCGACGACGTCCCCCGGCTCGACGCGGCCCTCGCGGCCTGCCGCGGCATGGGGGTGAACATCGAGATCAAGAACGCGCCGGGCGAGCCCGACTGGGACGAGGAACGTCGGGTGGCCGATGCCGTTGTGGCGGCGCTCGCGGGCATGGTCCTCGACGGTGTGCTGATCACCTCCTTCGACCCGGCATCGATCGCCCGGGTGCGCGACCTGGCCCCCGAGCTCCCGACCGGGCTGCTGGCGTTCGACCTCAGCAGCCCCGACCAGGTGGTAGCGACGGCCGCCGCCGGCGGCCATCAGGCGCTCAACCCGTGGGACCACTTCGTCACCGCCGAGCTCGTCGAGCGGGCGCACGCGGCGGGACTGGCCGTCAACGTCTGGACGGTCGACGATCCCGAACGCCTGGCCGAGCTGGTGGCCCTCGGCGTCGACGGGATCATCACCAACGTGCCGGATCGCCTCCGCGCCATCCTCGAGGCCGGCTGA
- a CDS encoding WhiB family transcriptional regulator yields MALTASRSLALSVASDDWRALAACRDTDPDLFFPVGTTGPAIEQIEAAKAVCLECEARQPCLEFALTTNQDSGIWGGTSEEERRKLRRQWLAAKRRAS; encoded by the coding sequence GTGGCCCTCACCGCTTCTCGCTCGCTCGCGTTGTCCGTGGCCTCGGATGACTGGCGCGCGCTGGCAGCCTGTCGGGACACTGATCCCGACCTCTTCTTCCCCGTCGGCACCACCGGGCCTGCCATCGAGCAGATCGAGGCCGCCAAGGCCGTCTGCCTTGAGTGCGAAGCCCGCCAGCCCTGCCTGGAGTTCGCGCTGACCACGAACCAGGACTCCGGCATCTGGGGTGGCACCTCGGAGGAGGAGCGCCGCAAGCTCCGCCGGCAGTGGCTCGCTGCCAAGCGCCGGGCATCCTGA